From the genome of Pelobates fuscus isolate aPelFus1 chromosome 11, aPelFus1.pri, whole genome shotgun sequence:
GTACTTGTAACGTTACTGTACTGGAACCAGACATTTATTGTAGCTTATAGACTGttgtacaatacatttttttttttttcaaacgtaTAAAACAAGTAAACTTATCTGTATCAAATCTCAAAATAGAAACTAGAAATAGCAGTATAAACAAAGCAAAGTCTTCACTTTATCATGTTAGAGATATTGGGGATTATATCCTCCCTGCACTAAATGGGTAAAATGTGATATCAAGATAACCAAAAAAAGATCTTTTCAGTGTaattgtgaagaaaaaaaactgcatttaGGTGCCAAACCCTTTCTAAAAACCTGTATTCAGGTTTCTGTCTGCCATTTTAGCCAATCCTCAAATTCTTGCTGAATTATGAAATCATTGACTTCTATCTAAATAAATCCTTGACCAAAATAATCCCACAAAGATAATGTCCACTTTCCAATTACCTGACAAATACACCTAAGTTCAAAAAATCATGCAGGACAAAGACTGTCTTGTACACACATTGTATGCACAAACTGCCAAACAGATTACCTTGAGTAGAGTGggtgaccgatccaagatggctcattagtgccaataggaagtagcggtcaatgcggcgtttaggtattatatgtctatggttCTCACCACTGCCGGCTGTGGAATCAGGTTGGTAAAACTCCGATAGCTCCTGGTGGCGTGGCCAAAGTGGCCAAAGGAGGAAAAATTTTGACTGTTGCTGCTACATTTAAATATGTCACAATAAATATTGGATTTTATCATTACCACAGTTGTGTCCATAGTGGTACATCTTTAAGCCATTACAGTAAGAGCAGGCTtctctgctctacacttgtgtaCCATTAATTTGGAGCCAACTAATACCAATgcatattattatgtattaacacaggggtcctcaaactacggcCCATGGGCCAGATCTGAACtgggcccaagcatttagggccacccgattggCCCCAGATCTTCAGAtgtccgtatgtatgtatgtcagtatgtatgtgtatgtgtgtgtgtgtgtgtgtgtgtatgtacgtatgtcagtatttgtctgtctgtctgtgtgtgtctgtctgtatgtatgtatctgtatgtatgtatgtatgtttgtatgtgtgtcagtatgtatgtatgtcagtatgtgtgtgtctgtctgtctgtatgtatgtatgtgtatgtatgtatgtgtatgtatgtatgtcagtatgtatatgtctatgtatgtcaatatgtatgcatgtatgcctgtcagtgtctatgtatgtcagtatatatatatttgtgtgtatgtatgtccttatgcatgtgtgtgtttgtacgtatgttagtatgtgtctgtgtgtctgtatatgtctatgtgtctgtttcagtatgtatagGAATGTGTTCAAATTTTTTTCAAACTATAGTCCGGCCCCCAACAGTGTCTGTGGGACAGTGAACTGGCTCCCTGTTTAAaaggtttgaggacccctgtattAACATGTAAGTGTGGCACTTTACACTGCTTTTTTTTCACAAGAATTGCAGCACTTAATGATAAATGCACTTAATCATTAATATTTGCATAaatattttatactatttttATTAAGTATACGGGTTAAAATAATatagtcttaaaggaccactctagtgccaggaaaacatactcgttttcctggcactagagtaccctgagggtgcccccaccctcagggaccccctcccgccgggctctggagagaggaaggggttaaacttacctctttttccagcgccgggcggggagctttcctcctcctctccatcttgatcgcgacgtcatcggctgaatgcgcatgcgcggcaggagccgcgctcgcattcagccggtcgcataggaaagcatttacaatgctttcctatggacgcttgcgtgctctcactgtgattttcacagtgagaagcacgcaagcgcctctagcggctgtcaatgagacagccactagaggatttggaggctggattaaccctcattataaacatagcagtttctctgaaactgctatgtttataaaaaaaagggttaatcctagaggtacctggcacccagaccacttcattaagctgaagtcgtctgggtgcctagagtggtcctttaaaggcacGTTGAACcttattttttgtttacattttagtgAGTGTTTATTTGAGCTTGTACACTGTGTGAGGTGCAGCTTCTTGTTAATAAgtttattttgtctgtttttagAGCCATTACTActtgagattttttttaaccccttaaggaccagactgtttccttgttgtacgttaaggaccaggactgttttaacacttttgtggtgtttgtgtttagttttAAATttcctctctcatttactgttcacatacaagttatatattgtttttttcaggacaggaaaggctttctttacataccattatttgtatcatgtcatataatttactttaaaaaaaaaaatatggtaaaaaatttaaaaaaactgacTTTTACTtataaaatcttttacttatctacaaaagctaatgaaaaaactgctaaatagactCAAAATGTTGTCCTTTGTTTAACTAATTTTGCATTAACTTTGAATGcttactttagcaaataacccagtCAATGTTCAACCTAATCTTCCATGAAATATAACGTTCCTGTGCAGGGTTGTTTTGAGGTTTCCCATTTCATTTCATGTATTCACTGATAATATCCTAATTATTACTATACTGACGGTAGTGTCTGAAGGTATGTCTTAGTGATCCACtgtatacaaaataaagaaaccaAATATAATGTCATATCTATATTAACTTCTACTGAACATCTAGGCAGAATGGCAGGAGAGAGAGGTCTCCCTAGTCTTTCATATACACCTTCGGGGGAGAAAAGGATGCTTGGAATGGAAAACTGAAGGACCATTGTGAAATTAACTCATTTGAAATCGGAACTTACAGGGATCCCAATTGCTACCCTTCTGCACTTTTAGGagttttatctttttaataaaacacaagatgaaagcataaacaGAGACAATTTTATTTATCTTAATGGAGTTATCACCATTTTCATCACTAGGAAGATAATGTATGGGGATATTCAAAAATGGAAAACAGGAGCTAGAGTGTATTGATGGAAGGAAATGCTCAAGCTGTAACTATATCCTTGCACTAGCATacagtaccgtatttatcggcgtataacacgcaccggcgtataacatgcacctcatttttagaaagaaattccaggaaatttcccccccccatagtattcccccctcatcctatagtgttccccccctcccctcccctcccatagtgtacttccccccctcccctcccctcccatagtgtacttccccccctcccctcccatagtgtacttccccccctcccctcccatagtgtacttccccccctcccctcccctcccatagtgtacttcccccctcccctcccatagtgtccctcccccctcccctcccatagtgtacttcccccccctcccctcccatagtgtacttcccccctcccccctcccatagtgtactccccccctcacATCCCAttgtgtacttccccccctcccctcccatagtgtacttcccccccctcccctcccatagtgtacttcccccctccccccctcccatagtgtacttccccccccctcccctcccatagtgtacttccccccctcccctcccatagtgtactccccccctcccctcccatagtgtacttcccccccctcccctcccatagtgtacttccccccctcccctcccatagtgtacttcccctcccataattacttacctgtcctgaagcgtgggccggcttcacagcttgcaccgcggtacaggaactttaatttcatgttccggtttccggtgggactgaaaggaagtgtgcacactattgtgcacacttcctttcagtcccgccggaaacccgaacatgaaattaaagttcctgtaccgcggtgcaagctgtgaagccggcccacgcttcaggacaggtaagtaattatgggatatcggcgtataacacgcacccacgatttttcccctattttcagggggaaaaagtgcgtgttatacgccgataaatacggtaattataaAAAAAGGCATTATTATCTTTAACCAGATTTATAAACTGGTTTCCCACCATTGTTTATTGAGCACACATATCTTAAAATATAATTGCAGTAGACAAATTGGATAAGAAACCACTTTATAACATTATTAGCAAAGTCATTTATAACCTGATTGATAGATATTATTAAAGCTGATCATTAGAAGAAATAGACTAGATATTGTAGTAGTGATTGTATTTTTGGAAGTAAAGGCTTTCATGTTGACTAATGTGCCATATGGAAACCATGTATGGACATATACCATTAGCCGAGTTCCACGTGTAAGTTTACACAAACGTCCGTTGAACACGAACGTTTGAGTTTGCACAAGAATTATAATTGCAAAGATAAAAAGATGTTTGAATGTGCTATTTTCAGGAGTAAGAGAGGACATTTTATGTCGGTACCTGGTGGTTATTTACAAAGAAATATATGCTTACAAAGGGAACTATCTACtaatatattatgtatttgtGCTATCATGATTAAACATCAAACTGTGATTAATTGATAAACTGTATTTAAATTGCACTTGAGTATCTTAAgaatgtttttttctctctctgttaAAAGATAAAAGCTCACAATTGCCATTATTGGTGAAAATGTTATAGACTGCATGGCTTACGGGCATGGACACAGTACAAGCTGTGGTAATCATAGATGTCTAACCTAGACTTATCCTCACGTTGTTTCACTTCTAATTTCACAATTTCATAACCAGCTTCTATGAAAGCCTTCTCAATGTCTTTCTTTGTTATAGTCAAGCAATAAAACTTTGTTTTCCCAACATGATAAAATGTACCATTTAATGCACTCTGAATTATGACATGGCCTCCTGGTTTGAGCAAGTCCTTAAAGTTTTTCAGGGTGTTACAATAGGAAGCCACATCCTTACATGCAGTCTCTAAGCAGAGACAACTTATTATACAATCAGCTGGTGGCAGAACAAGTGGCTCAAATGGATTCTTCTTCAGTACGTCACATTTCACAACTTGCTTCACAGTTTTGCGAAGTTTCTCTTCCTTTTCCTCCAAATTAGCACTGGAAAACAGAAATGGATATTAATTATGGAACGGCTCTGATTTCTATGTAAATTCTATTACTGATCCAcaaataacatagaaaaaaaacataatttgcatTAATCTTTACATGGTAAGACACATGATGAACATTTGATTTGATCCGCACAAAGCTTTATCATACACATGACAATCTTCCCTCAACATTTATATAACATTTCCTATATTTGATGTCCAATCCCCTGACAGTGCTGTTAATTGTTCAAGCTACTGGTTTGGGCATTGATTTATTTGAAGAAGAGATTTTCTGGTCCATCACATGAACTCATCTGGAGCCATAGTGGTTTCAGAAAGTTTAGATGTGTGAATCCTTTGATGCTCTCGCGTTATAGTTGCATACTCTACAACCCATAAAAAGTacgccaaataataaaaatagtaatacagGGCTTACATTGGCATTTAGTAACAAAATATTGTATAATAGTGACCTGAAACTCAATTACTAAATTTAGGGCTAAAATACCCATGGTGTGACTCTAGCTGAGTtggatattttttaaaatcagcactttttccataaactttgcaatttgtttttaatttgcaaTGCTTGCATGTTTAATACATAAACCTCATTATGTTTGGAAGGGGAgcaaatttttataaaatatagaatattttattagaaatatatTCTCTAGGTTTATGTTTGCATATCATTTGAGGGATGTTCAATCACAATTTCACTTAACCTTTTTTTGCTTGTGGGTTTTGGCTCACACTCATATCTGTGCCATAAATGTGTTACATCCTAGCATAAGTATCAAACTACATTCTTCTTCATTACAAAAATAATCCTCACTCAGCCTTTTTATTTGTGACTTTTGGCTCCACACTTGAATGTGCGCCATAAACGTGTTACCTCCTAGCATTAGTATCAAACTACATTCTTCTTCATTACAAAAATGTTCTTATTAAATCTTCATTATTGGATTGATCTTACCTTTTCCCTTCTAGATCACAAACAAACTTTACATATGAGGTCCAGTCCAACATATTGGAGTCCTTTGTCAGCCATTTCTTTACTTCAGTGAGATTTTGCTCCAGGAAGTCGGAAGTGATAATGTTAGTAAAGACTTCACAAGCTGAGAGCAGTTCAAAGATTGCTGATCCAGCACCGATATCAATCAGTGTGTTTCCTTTAACAACTCCTTTTaaggtaaaatatatattattatagatttatcaaaacatttttctgtagaaacattaaaaaaaaaaacaggatgtttttttttttattaattagcaCCGGAGAACAGAAATGGATATTAATTATGAAACAGCTCCGATTTGTATGTAAATTCTATTACTGGTCCACAGATAAAATAATTTGCATTAATCTTTACATGGTAAGACACAGGATGAACATCTGATTTGATCCGCACAAAACATTATCATACACATGACAATCTTCCCTcaacatttatataatatttccTATATTTCATGCCCAATCCCCGGACATTGCTGTTAATTGTTCAACCTACTGGTTTgggcatttatttatttgaagaaGAGATTTTCTGGTCCATCACATGAAGTCATCTGGAGCCATAGTGGTTTCAGTAAGTTTAGATATGTGAATCCTTTGATGCTCTTTGCTCTTTGATGGAGAAATCTTTCAAAAACAagactagatttttttttattatagttaaacaaaaaatatttaaggtTATAATAAACAAGTACAGGGAATATAAAaactctgagaacggacaaaagcttagagaaactcagtagctttccCTTCGGTAAATTCCGGCtcaggtttcaaaataatatttgCTCACTTGTGCTAATATAGAGTCAACCtaaatcagactgatcccaccataAAGGGCAGTCCAaaactgaaatgccagcaagttctttcTGCAtgggagatacagcaaccccaggacACTCATTTTGGCCTTCTGTAGGcttcgtcagtgaggtgtagctgatacccctctaggcacagtgaggaTGGGGTCCaggtctggattaccctttttatCTTGGAGAGAGCCAAgctaatgcattgcaacaaaaacagggaatatgagaactctgagaatggacaaaagcttagaggaatCAACAGCTTTGGTAAATCCTCGCTAACGtcttaaaatagtttttgctcacttctgccattacagagagaaccagttcCAAGGCATATCAGACCAATCCCATCCATAAGGGTAGTCCAGAACAGAAATGGTAACAAGTTCTCTctacacaagagatacagcaaccgtgGACGAACATTGCAACGATCGTATAGCTAACAAGTATGTGGGTTGTTGatgcaaggagaaatctgatttccATTATGCAGTCACGAAGGAGTATTTTCCCCTTTTGCTCATGATTGGCTTTCGCTTCAAATTCGGTATCTTGATACAGCTCCATCTCTTGTGCAATCTGGCAAAAACTACAACTGTGGTGATGTTTGTCATATTTAAAGACTGGCAAACTATCATGTAAATTATAGTTCCATTATATCTGTGGATTTACCTTTTCCACTTCTAGTCTAGGAAATATATCAAGGAGTACGCTGTATTTATAAGGCAGACATAGAGAATCGCTGAAAAAACAGTAGCACCTTTTTATGTTAGTAAATGGATTGAGAAAAAGAACAAAATAGTCTTTTTTTAACACATTcacttttttaatctatttaaattgttttatttaaagatTATTCACAGTCTAGTAGATTACCTGAAGAGAAGATTTCATGAAAATTCCTTAGTACAAAATTAGTCCGTTCTCCTAGCGATGCTCCATTGTCTGAAGCATAGTATGAATCATAATAATCTTTTGGATTGAAATGCTGTTTGTAAATCTCTGGTCCAGAGATCGGTGTATCCATTGCCCCGTCTGTCTGTTATCAATTCAATGTCACAGAAATCGTGGCAGATTATGGTGAAGATCGCTGTTTTTAAACAAGATTAATCATCAAAAGCTGATAACTGGGTTAAAGGACAGGAGGTTGACGTTAAACTGTGTTTACACTCTGGAGGTGACCTTAAAACAAAGTTACTCATGAAAATAGAAAGCTAAGCAGAGATAAATACGATACACTGGTAGacaaaaacagacagacaggcaaatTATGCAcaggaaaataataattaaataactaTTTAAATGTTAATATAGGTTATGTTTATTAGACTTGGGCAGTGCGGGAAatatttgaaagattttttttatgtattgtttgCTTGATTCGGTTTTACTGATTTGTGTCAACTTATTTGGCCTCACTGATATTTATATGTGCATTCTTTCTGGTGTTTGTATTGTACTTATTATTAACGTAGTGAACCTTAATTTtactaatgacaggaggcgagtattttgcctAAACTTTCTTTGCTTTTATTCCTGCAGCAAATCTCAACCTAAAGTATTAACCAATCAGAAAGAAGAAACACAGAGTATATAAGTCTAGGTCCGTCCAcacacttcctcttcctcttggtGCGAATTGTACGGATCAATCAACTCAAAACATAAGAACGGAAAACAGGAACTTGGAATCATCACGATTCTCATCAGGAAAAACTGGCGGACCACGAAGAAAATGACCAACATTGTGTAAGATGAGATTCATCCTGGAAAGAGATAAGTGAAAGGTGAGAGCCATAGCGTCATGTCAACATAAACAACCAATATAATCGACTAATTCATCTTAAGACATCTAGTAGAATTTAAACGAATGACTAACTCTGGTAAGACCCATCCCCAATAAACACGATATATCACAGTACAATCCCAATAACCCTTATGAGTAAATAAGATACATGAATGGGTGAGACAGAATAAGAAAGaatagggagggaaaatactcacctcctgtcatcactaaaattaagattataggtacactacattattataatctacaattttaccacatgacaggcgGCATCCTATTTTAACGCTTAAGAAagaaaagcaaaagaagcatgataAGAAGGGCGAAAATAGAAAACAGAGAAAGTATCTTCGCGTGACCAGTCAGCTGAACGCATGATATCAGCAAGTGAAGCACCGGACGAAAATGCCTGCGACGTAGCCACACCGCATACCGAATGCGCTCCAAAACAAGATTCAGCGCCAGCTTAGCTTAGAAGCCAACGTACCCTTCCAAGCCAAAGTAGTGGCCATTACCGATCGATGTGGTTGGACATATGATATGAGCAGTTGGCCCGTGGAGGAACGACAAAGCGGCGCAGTAACCTCCATGTAATGTAATAACGTCTTAACCACGCAGAGATGAGGATCCTGAGGGAAAAACTGGTAAATCTGCAATTCCTCTGTTCTCTCTGACCACCTCCAGAAATGGTTGCAGAGTGAGGTAATACAGGTGGAGGGGcagggggcaaccctgtcgtGTACTGTTTCTAATCTGGAGAGAAGGTGAAAGCAGTCCATCGGTCCGTTGGGAGGCTTGTAACATAGTTCTATTAATAATGGATATTCCCTGTTTCCTTTTATGCATATTTCTACCCATAATGCTTCCACATCTAATACTTTGCTTCAAATCAGGTTTGATATAAACACACAACATTCCCACTTTTTAATGTTTTCTACCCTTCCTAATAATGTATATCCATTTAAATTAAAAGTCCATTAAAGTGTTTCATCCCACCAAGTCTCAGTGATCCCCATTTTCTTACACAAGATTCTTGAATTAGTTTCTTGGACTTTATTTGAACAACACTTTTAAATACCTTGTTACTCTGTCTGCTAAGCTTACCACACGATCTATGTTttgtaaaaccatgctgatttctgCCGATGACATTCtttttcccaatgaattcctgaatggtatcccttaataacccttcaaacttcATCCATTAATAACCCTACTTCCCCAGCAACAGAAGTCACAGGTCTATACGTTCCTGACAGAGATGTTGGACCTTTTTGGAATATAGGAACCACGTCAATCTTTTTCCAGTCCTCCTGTTGTTCTAGGtaaatgcacatacacagattcaCAAGTGCAACACATAAATGAAGCACTCACATGAACATATGTCTAAATAGCACCGCTGGCACAGAATACAAACCATATTCACCATATTCACTCTATTCCAGCTCCACTGTAGATGCTGCATGAATGAAATGATCTGCAGAAAGCCTCTTAATGGAGGAAACTCAGAGAGGACTCTTTTTTGATCAGTGATAGGCTTATCTCCTTTactattgaggtttttttttaaaaaaaagagtagtttttttttagatttgagaAAAAAATTAACTGTCTTGAAAAGTCCTAGAAGTGCTGTTCTcttggtaaattgtattattgCTTATGTATTATTTATCGAACAAAAGACTGCTATTACAGCCTGTTCAAAACAATGCTGCCAGCCCGTGTTATCCAATACAGCGAAATtagagagggagagggaacctctgCTTAAAATCTCTACTCCAAGAGTTTTATGGTGTAACTTATATTTCATTAAACAATAATATATTCAAAGACACCACTAGGTGGTGGTAGATTCCCAGAAGACAGTTCATTATAGTTATACGAATGAACTGCACGGTTGGGAAAATAACTTGAGATGATGAGTgaacaatacattttaaattctgtCACTAAGCCTGGGTTGACTATACATATCTGTGTGGCAagcagtcttgatgatctcagcctataCCAAATTTTCCCATAGAAGagcatttggaggctattgcGAATGTGCAGCAAACTACCACACTGTTCCAATTAGCATCTCTTCAGCTAGAGACACTGAATATTGGTGCTGCACACAATGTACCACTGAtataggaagcacttctagtggtcatctgagtgactgtagtagttctggtga
Proteins encoded in this window:
- the LOC134576964 gene encoding nicotinamide N-methyltransferase-like produces the protein MDTPISGPEIYKQHFNPKDYYDSYYASDNGASLGERTNFVLRNFHEIFSSGVVKGNTLIDIGAGSAIFELLSACEVFTNIITSDFLEQNLTEVKKWLTKDSNMLDWTSYVKFVCDLEGKSANLEEKEEKLRKTVKQVVKCDVLKKNPFEPLVLPPADCIISCLCLETACKDVASYCNTLKNFKDLLKPGGHVIIQSALNGTFYHVGKTKFYCLTITKKDIEKAFIEAGYEIVKLEVKQREDKSRLDIYDYHSLYCVHARKPCSL